In one Rhopalosiphum padi isolate XX-2018 chromosome 3, ASM2088224v1, whole genome shotgun sequence genomic region, the following are encoded:
- the LOC132925014 gene encoding actin-like, protein MLSIEKCPSNGFQHSSIAIVCDNGSYSVKAGFSNENFSRIIIPTIVGIPKDKKIITIPEYGENIVFPGEPAIRNKDILNTICPIRNGIISDWDTMEQIWYHMYYEELKVPPENYNILHTEVDMNSKSLREKMFETMFELFNVPNTAVIPKSVLALYSSGRTTGLMVDSGYDYTQIMPIFEGYPLHHAMQTISVGGWHVTQYLMELLNNRGYSFNSTKDFEILDDIKEKLCYLSLDFKFEINMYNKEKEKQYTLPDGMMINVGSEAFQSPEILFDPLLFNIESKLGGIHNLIYRACSSCDKNEQKNMYNNIILAGGNTLFPNLSSRLMTTVAELVAPTTKVQITADPGRKYSTWLGGALLASIPSYQQMWVSKEMYDEQGAIAVHDKSLI, encoded by the exons atgttaagtattgaaaaatgtccTTCGA atggTTTTCAACATAGTTCAATAGCAATAGTATGTGATAATGGCTCTTATTCAGTGAAAGCtggtttttcaaatgaaaatttttcACGAATAATAATTCCAACTATCGTTGGAATACCTAAAGATAAAAAA ATAATTACTATCCCAGAATATggagaaaatattgtatttcccGGTGAGCCTGCCATTAGAAATAaggacattttaaatacaatttgtccAATACGTAACGGTATAATTTCCGACTGGGATACAATGGAACAAATTTGGTACCACATGTATTACGAAGAATTAAAGGTCCCACcagaaaattataacattttacatacagAAGTGGATATGAATTCAAAGTCATTGCGTGAAAAAATGTTTGAG ACGATGTTCGAGTTATTCAACGTACCAAATACAGCAGTGATACCCAAGTCAGTACTTGCTTTATATAGTAGTGGTAGAACTACTGGCTTGATGGTAGATTCTGGGTACGACTACACACAAATTATGCCTATTTTCGAAGGATATCCATTGCATCATGCTATGCAAACAATATCAGTTGGTGGATGGCACGTAACACAATATTTGatggaattattaaataaccgTGGATACAGCTTTAATTCTACAAAAGATTTCGAAATTTTGGatgatattaaagaaaaattgtgTTATTTGTCTTTAgactttaaatttgaaataaatatgtataataaagaaaaagaaaaacaatatactCTGCCAGACGGAATGATGATCAATGTCGGAAGCGAAgc ctTTCAATCGCCTGAAATCTTGTTTGATCCTCTTTTGTTCAACATCGAATCAAAACTAGGAGGTATCCACAACTTGATATACAGAGCATGCAGTTCTTGcgataaaaatgaacaaaaaaatatgtacaacaaCATCATATTGGCTGGTGGCAATACGTTGTTTCCAAATTTGTCTAGTCGTTTGATGACAACGGTAGCCGAGTTAGTCGCGCCCACTACCAAAGTTCAAATTACAGCGGACCCCGGACGTAAATATTCGACATGGCTTGGCGGTGCCTTATTAGCTTCGATTCCCAGCTATCAGCAGATGTGGGTTAGCAAAGAAATGTATGATGAACAGGGGGCTATAGCTGTACACGACAAAagcttaatttaa